A window from Planococcus maritimus encodes these proteins:
- the xseB gene encoding exodeoxyribonuclease VII small subunit, whose translation MAEKNVMFNDAMEQLEEIVKLLEQGDVPLEEALTLYQKGMELSKLCHDKLKNAETQLVTMMKDGKEVPAEIEGEGNAQ comes from the coding sequence ATGGCAGAAAAGAACGTGATGTTCAATGACGCAATGGAGCAATTAGAAGAAATTGTCAAACTTTTGGAGCAAGGCGATGTGCCGCTTGAAGAAGCGCTAACGCTTTACCAAAAAGGTATGGAGTTGTCAAAACTATGCCATGACAAATTGAAAAATGCCGAAACTCAGCTGGTGACGATGATGAAAGATGGAAAAGAAGTTCCTGCTGAGATCGAAGGGGAAGGAAATGCCCAATGA
- the accB gene encoding acetyl-CoA carboxylase biotin carboxyl carrier protein, translating into MKIQEIREIIKLVDQSSIDEFSYEFDGVKVKMKKNSSNPSQPAVQSKVVEAPAQTPAPSAPKQVESVESAPTEQPVQSETAEAGNASNEDLHKILSPMVGTFYQSPSPEEEAYVAVGTKVSADQVVCIVEAMKLFNEIEAEVDGEIAEILVKDGQLVEYGQPLFLVKAN; encoded by the coding sequence ATGAAAATCCAGGAAATTCGCGAAATTATTAAATTGGTGGATCAATCTTCTATCGACGAATTCAGCTATGAATTCGATGGTGTGAAAGTCAAGATGAAGAAAAATTCATCTAACCCTTCACAACCAGCGGTCCAATCCAAAGTGGTGGAAGCGCCTGCACAAACACCTGCACCATCCGCTCCAAAACAAGTCGAATCAGTTGAATCGGCACCGACAGAACAGCCGGTACAATCGGAAACGGCAGAGGCTGGAAATGCTTCAAACGAAGACTTGCACAAAATCCTGTCACCGATGGTCGGCACGTTCTATCAATCGCCATCACCAGAAGAAGAGGCTTATGTGGCTGTCGGAACGAAAGTTTCTGCAGATCAAGTTGTCTGCATCGTTGAAGCGATGAAGCTCTTTAACGAAATTGAAGCAGAAGTGGATGGGGAAATCGCTGAGATCCTAGTCAAAGACGGCCAATTGGTCGAATACGGTCAGCCTTTGTTCCTCGTAAAAGCAAATTAA
- the ahrC gene encoding transcriptional regulator AhrC/ArgR, producing the protein MNKGQRHIKIRDLISNREIETQDDLVDLLKAAGYEVTQATVSRDIKELHLVKVPLQDGRYKYSLPADQRFNPMQKLHRALTDAFVSIDGASHFLVMKTLPGNAHAIGSLIDHLDWEEILGTICGDDTCLIICRDVEHREVLKQRLIEML; encoded by the coding sequence ATGAATAAAGGACAACGTCATATCAAAATCCGCGACTTAATTTCAAATCGCGAAATCGAAACGCAAGATGATTTGGTCGACTTATTGAAAGCTGCAGGATATGAAGTGACGCAAGCGACCGTTTCACGCGACATTAAAGAATTGCATTTAGTAAAAGTACCGTTGCAAGACGGCCGCTATAAATACAGCTTGCCGGCAGATCAGCGCTTTAACCCGATGCAAAAATTGCACCGCGCGCTGACAGATGCATTCGTTAGCATTGATGGGGCAAGTCATTTTTTGGTCATGAAAACTTTGCCGGGCAATGCCCATGCAATCGGTTCATTGATCGATCATTTAGACTGGGAAGAAATCCTAGGAACCATTTGCGGAGATGATACGTGTTTAATTATCTGCCGGGACGTCGAACACCGTGAAGTATTGAAACAACGCTTGATTGAAATGCTTTAA
- a CDS encoding Asp23/Gls24 family envelope stress response protein, which translates to MAEKVIPYVKMKSPGAQDLGNIEVAPEVLEIIASIAATDIEGVASMRGNFASGVVERLGKKVHGKGIKTELSDEGLAIDVYCVVDFGVSIPNTAKKIQEQVRQTLETMTSLQTQEVNVHITGIRFDHPQD; encoded by the coding sequence ATGGCAGAAAAAGTAATCCCTTATGTAAAAATGAAATCCCCCGGCGCACAGGATCTTGGAAATATCGAAGTCGCGCCGGAAGTGCTGGAAATAATCGCGAGTATTGCTGCGACCGATATCGAAGGCGTTGCCAGTATGCGCGGCAATTTTGCATCCGGCGTTGTTGAACGACTGGGCAAAAAAGTCCATGGCAAAGGCATCAAAACCGAATTATCGGATGAAGGCTTGGCAATCGATGTTTATTGTGTCGTCGATTTTGGGGTATCGATCCCGAATACGGCCAAAAAAATCCAGGAACAAGTCCGCCAGACCTTAGAGACGATGACTTCATTGCAGACGCAAGAAGTGAACGTGCACATTACCGGTATACGTTTCGACCATCCCCAGGACTGA
- the nusB gene encoding transcription antitermination factor NusB, producing the protein MKRHEAREKALQTLFQLDGTELTIAEAMEHVMEGETDQFYKSLVEGTNSKQQEIDDKLKGHLQNWSLERLPKVERTILRMAVFELEYMDDAPSRVVLNEAIELSKTFGDDKSSRFVNGVLSKFTDQTAN; encoded by the coding sequence ATGAAACGACACGAAGCACGGGAAAAAGCGCTTCAGACGCTATTCCAGCTCGATGGAACCGAATTGACGATCGCAGAAGCAATGGAACATGTCATGGAAGGCGAGACAGACCAGTTCTATAAATCGTTAGTAGAAGGTACGAACAGTAAGCAACAGGAAATTGACGATAAATTGAAGGGCCACTTGCAAAACTGGTCGCTTGAACGTTTGCCAAAAGTCGAACGGACGATTTTGCGTATGGCCGTTTTTGAACTGGAATATATGGATGATGCTCCTAGCCGAGTCGTTTTAAACGAAGCGATTGAATTGAGCAAAACTTTCGGGGACGACAAGTCAAGCCGTTTCGTCAACGGCGTTCTTTCGAAATTTACTGACCAAACTGCGAACTAA
- the xseA gene encoding exodeoxyribonuclease VII large subunit, with protein sequence MATDPYLSVAALTKYIKKKFDADPHLRDVYVKGELSNVKIHTSGHIYFTLKDQKARMPAVMFSARAKSMKFRPESGMTVLIRGDISVYEASGQYQLYAQSMQPDGIGDYYLAFEQLKEKLNKEGVFNADHKQSLPRFPEKVAVITAQTGAAVRDIITTLKRRYPLAQIVLFPTLVQGQGAVQSIVQSIQQANRTDSDVLIVGRGGGSIEDLWAFNEEAVARAIHDSTIPIISAVGHETDTTIADFVADLRAATPTAAAELAVPSRIELLERVMGQRQIMFRHMTNDLEQRRIRLTQLQNSYPMAYPDRLYRPFIERIERAADALQRETVLTVRRSGDRLTMLSRQLDNRNPSDRIRQAERDLAILGDRLDQRIANVFNQREQQLKSAIRTLDALSPLKIMDRGYAIPFKHGEVVKSVDQLELGDQLSLSLKDGEVKTVIEAIDSKEKERD encoded by the coding sequence TTGGCGACCGACCCGTACTTAAGTGTTGCAGCATTGACGAAATACATAAAGAAGAAATTCGATGCCGACCCTCATTTGCGTGATGTTTACGTGAAAGGCGAGTTGTCGAACGTTAAAATCCATACGAGCGGCCATATCTATTTCACGTTAAAAGACCAAAAGGCCCGTATGCCGGCTGTCATGTTTTCAGCGCGGGCGAAATCGATGAAATTTCGTCCAGAAAGCGGCATGACGGTGCTGATCCGCGGGGATATCTCCGTCTATGAGGCATCGGGGCAATACCAATTATATGCCCAGTCGATGCAGCCTGATGGCATCGGTGATTATTATTTGGCGTTTGAACAGTTAAAGGAAAAGCTTAACAAAGAAGGCGTCTTCAACGCCGATCACAAACAGTCACTTCCTCGATTCCCTGAGAAAGTGGCGGTCATCACAGCGCAAACAGGTGCTGCGGTGCGCGACATTATTACGACTTTAAAACGTCGTTACCCGCTTGCACAAATCGTGCTGTTTCCGACACTCGTACAAGGACAAGGGGCCGTCCAGTCGATTGTCCAATCGATCCAGCAAGCCAACCGTACCGACAGTGATGTATTAATTGTTGGGCGTGGAGGCGGCTCAATCGAAGATTTATGGGCGTTCAACGAAGAAGCGGTGGCACGAGCGATCCATGACTCAACGATTCCCATCATTTCAGCGGTCGGTCACGAAACGGATACGACCATCGCTGATTTCGTTGCCGACTTGCGTGCTGCTACTCCGACAGCTGCCGCAGAGCTCGCAGTGCCAAGCCGTATTGAATTGCTTGAGCGAGTCATGGGACAGCGACAAATAATGTTTCGTCATATGACAAATGATTTGGAACAGCGCCGCATCCGGTTGACGCAACTGCAAAATTCCTATCCGATGGCTTACCCGGACCGTCTATATAGACCATTTATTGAGCGCATCGAACGTGCTGCGGATGCGCTGCAGCGGGAGACTGTGCTGACAGTTCGGCGCTCAGGCGACCGTTTAACGATGTTGTCGCGCCAATTGGACAACCGCAACCCGAGTGACCGCATCCGCCAGGCCGAACGGGATTTGGCCATTCTCGGCGACCGGCTCGACCAGCGTATCGCCAATGTATTCAATCAGCGGGAGCAACAATTGAAATCTGCTATCCGTACACTGGATGCATTAAGTCCGTTGAAGATCATGGATAGGGGCTATGCGATCCCTTTTAAGCATGGCGAAGTGGTAAAGTCAGTTGATCAACTAGAGCTTGGTGACCAGCTGAGCCTTTCATTGAAAGACGGAGAAGTCAAAACCGTCATCGAAGCAATCGATTCAAAAGAAAAGGAGCGCGACTAA
- a CDS encoding polyprenyl synthetase family protein — MNLSQFRTHYEPIIQQEMAELIGALSIPESLKESMHYSLQAGGKRIRPMLLLATMHEQGAAHPDALKVAAAIEMIHTYSLIHDDLPSMDNDDLRRGMPTNHKVFGEAVAILAGDALLTFSFGILARLEDVSAEDKVRLIDLLSTSAGAEGMVGGQVLDIEGEEKQLTLEQLEQVHLLKTGALLTYSIISGAILGGANAEQLMALSTFGRHLGLAFQIQDDILDVTGTSEELGKTAGKDETSDKSTYPGILTLPKAKEKLDYHAQQALDAIAGLPGEQQLLKELTELIVQRKS, encoded by the coding sequence ATGAACTTAAGCCAATTCAGAACCCATTATGAACCGATAATTCAGCAAGAGATGGCGGAACTGATCGGTGCATTGTCCATTCCAGAATCCTTAAAGGAATCGATGCATTATTCGCTTCAGGCCGGTGGTAAGCGCATTCGGCCAATGCTCTTGCTCGCGACCATGCATGAACAAGGTGCAGCCCATCCCGATGCCTTGAAAGTGGCGGCCGCAATTGAAATGATCCATACATATTCCTTGATTCATGACGATTTGCCAAGCATGGACAATGATGATTTGCGGCGCGGCATGCCGACCAACCATAAAGTATTCGGGGAAGCGGTTGCCATTCTGGCAGGAGACGCTTTATTAACGTTCAGCTTTGGTATATTGGCGCGTTTGGAAGATGTTTCCGCAGAAGATAAAGTACGGCTTATTGATTTGCTGTCGACTTCAGCTGGTGCAGAAGGCATGGTCGGCGGCCAAGTGCTCGATATCGAAGGAGAAGAAAAACAGCTGACTTTAGAGCAATTGGAACAAGTGCATTTATTGAAAACCGGGGCATTATTAACTTACAGCATCATCTCTGGTGCGATCTTGGGCGGTGCAAACGCCGAACAATTGATGGCGCTTTCAACATTTGGCCGCCATCTTGGCTTAGCCTTCCAGATTCAAGATGATATTTTAGATGTTACGGGCACTTCCGAAGAGCTCGGGAAAACAGCCGGTAAAGATGAAACGAGTGATAAAAGTACGTATCCCGGCATTTTGACCTTGCCAAAAGCAAAAGAAAAATTGGATTATCACGCACAACAAGCGCTCGATGCTATTGCAGGGCTTCCAGGTGAACAACAATTATTGAAGGAATTGACCGAGCTGATCGTCCAGCGAAAAAGCTAA
- the folD gene encoding bifunctional methylenetetrahydrofolate dehydrogenase/methenyltetrahydrofolate cyclohydrolase FolD, with the protein MTAELIDGKAVSLKIKEQVQKRVERLKTNGITPGLSVILVGDDSASQTYVKNKKKTCESLGMRSDLHLYPASLSEQELLEKIGELNNDPDIHGILVQLPLPAQIDEFKIITAIAPEKDVDGFHPISVGNMMIGKEAFLPCTPHGVMVLLEHYGIDPAGKHAVVIGRSNIVGKPVGQLLLQKDATVTYCHSKTPDLKAMTKQADIIIAAIGRAKFISADHIKKGAVVIDVGMNRDENGKLCGDVDFEAVREQASFITPVPGGVGPMTIAMLMENTLQSAEKGLSKDKAAESV; encoded by the coding sequence GTGACTGCTGAATTGATTGATGGAAAAGCCGTTAGCCTGAAAATTAAAGAGCAAGTGCAAAAACGTGTAGAAAGATTGAAAACAAATGGAATCACTCCTGGCCTATCGGTCATTCTGGTGGGCGACGATTCTGCTTCGCAAACTTACGTCAAAAATAAAAAGAAGACATGTGAATCACTCGGCATGCGTTCGGATCTTCATCTATACCCAGCCTCACTCTCTGAGCAGGAACTGCTGGAGAAGATTGGCGAATTGAACAACGATCCGGATATTCATGGCATCTTGGTGCAATTGCCGCTACCTGCCCAGATTGATGAATTCAAAATCATTACAGCAATCGCTCCTGAGAAAGACGTCGATGGTTTCCACCCGATTTCGGTCGGCAATATGATGATTGGCAAAGAGGCGTTTTTACCGTGTACGCCGCACGGGGTGATGGTGCTGCTTGAACATTACGGCATCGACCCAGCAGGCAAACACGCCGTCGTGATTGGCCGCAGCAATATTGTTGGCAAACCGGTTGGCCAATTGTTGCTGCAAAAAGATGCGACTGTGACTTATTGCCATTCCAAGACACCGGACTTGAAGGCGATGACCAAGCAGGCGGATATCATCATCGCGGCCATTGGGCGGGCGAAGTTTATCAGTGCAGACCATATCAAAAAAGGTGCAGTCGTCATTGATGTCGGCATGAATCGCGACGAAAACGGCAAGCTTTGCGGCGACGTCGATTTCGAAGCAGTGCGCGAACAAGCAAGCTTCATCACGCCTGTACCGGGCGGCGTTGGGCCAATGACGATCGCAATGTTGATGGAAAACACTTTGCAGTCGGCTGAAAAAGGATTATCGAAAGACAAAGCTGCCGAAAGCGTGTAA
- the accC gene encoding acetyl-CoA carboxylase biotin carboxylase subunit has translation MMKKVLIANRGEIAVRIIRACKELDIQTVAVYSEADKEALHVELADEAYCIGPKLSKDSYLNFSNIISVAKLTNCDGIHPGYGFLAENASFAELCEACDIMFIGPTAAAISKMGTKDVARETMREANVPVVPGSTGIVGSEEEGLEIAEKIGFPVIIKATAGGGGKGIRVARTREDFVKGLNMTQKEAAAAFGNPGVYIEKFIEDFRHIEIQVLADSHGNAIHLGERDCSIQRRMQKLVEEAPSPALSPELRAEMGEAAVKAAQAVNYRGAGTVEFIFDAVNQKFYFMEMNTRIQVEHPVTEMITGIDLIQQQLKVASGETLAYKQEDVTFKGWSIECRINAENPLKNFMPSAGRVDMYLPPGGMGVRVDSAMYSGYSIPPYYDSMVAKLITFADTREEAVSKMKRALDEFVVEGVFTTIPFHLRLMDHEVFKSGDFNTKFLEKYDVMGS, from the coding sequence ATGATGAAAAAAGTATTAATTGCCAACCGCGGAGAAATCGCCGTACGGATCATCCGTGCCTGCAAAGAGCTCGATATTCAGACCGTAGCGGTTTATTCAGAAGCGGATAAAGAAGCGCTTCACGTTGAACTGGCGGATGAAGCGTATTGCATCGGCCCGAAACTATCAAAAGACAGCTATTTGAACTTTTCCAATATCATCAGCGTGGCAAAATTGACGAATTGCGACGGCATCCATCCGGGATATGGCTTCCTCGCTGAAAATGCGAGCTTTGCGGAATTGTGCGAAGCATGCGATATCATGTTCATCGGCCCGACAGCAGCAGCGATTTCGAAAATGGGCACAAAAGATGTAGCTCGCGAAACGATGCGCGAAGCGAACGTACCGGTTGTTCCGGGCTCTACAGGAATTGTCGGCAGCGAAGAAGAAGGCTTGGAAATTGCCGAAAAAATCGGTTTCCCGGTCATCATCAAAGCAACAGCGGGAGGCGGAGGTAAAGGAATTCGCGTAGCAAGAACACGCGAAGACTTTGTCAAAGGCCTCAATATGACGCAAAAAGAAGCAGCAGCAGCTTTCGGTAATCCCGGCGTTTATATCGAGAAATTTATCGAGGATTTCCGCCACATCGAAATCCAAGTATTGGCTGACTCGCATGGCAACGCCATTCACCTCGGTGAACGTGATTGTTCGATTCAGCGACGCATGCAAAAACTTGTCGAAGAAGCGCCATCTCCTGCCTTGTCTCCGGAATTGAGAGCAGAAATGGGCGAAGCGGCTGTAAAAGCAGCACAAGCAGTTAATTACCGCGGTGCCGGAACGGTTGAGTTTATTTTTGATGCCGTCAACCAAAAGTTCTATTTCATGGAAATGAATACACGAATTCAAGTCGAGCATCCTGTCACTGAAATGATTACCGGCATTGATTTGATCCAACAGCAATTGAAAGTCGCTTCAGGCGAAACACTCGCTTATAAACAAGAAGATGTGACCTTTAAAGGCTGGTCGATTGAATGCCGCATCAACGCTGAAAATCCGTTGAAGAATTTCATGCCTTCAGCCGGCCGTGTAGACATGTACTTGCCGCCGGGCGGAATGGGCGTGCGCGTCGATTCAGCGATGTATTCAGGCTACTCAATCCCGCCTTATTATGATTCTATGGTGGCGAAGCTCATCACATTCGCCGATACGCGCGAAGAAGCGGTGTCCAAGATGAAACGTGCGCTCGATGAGTTTGTCGTCGAAGGCGTCTTCACGACCATTCCATTCCATCTTCGCCTCATGGATCACGAGGTGTTCAAATCCGGGGACTTCAATACGAAATTCCTGGAAAAATACGATGTAATGGGCTCTTGA
- a CDS encoding TlyA family RNA methyltransferase: MNKVKKERVDVLLVERGICETREKAKRAIMAGVIFSGSERLEKPGEKIPEDAPLEKKGNDLRYVSRGGLKLEKALTEFDVTVAGKMMLDIGSSTGGFTDCALQNGARHGYALDVGYNQLAWKIRQDPRVTVMERTNFRHSKPEDFQEGLPEMATIDVSFISLRIILPVLKTILVPGGDCIALVKPQFEAGREKVGKKGIVRDAKVHQEVLQKVAAYAVDCGFEVRAMTHSPITGGEGNIEFLFHLVSNEQAAKSELPDAPLVASVVENAHLAFKEKNTLLP; this comes from the coding sequence ATGAATAAAGTGAAAAAAGAACGGGTGGATGTCTTGTTAGTCGAACGGGGCATTTGCGAAACACGTGAAAAAGCAAAGCGCGCCATTATGGCGGGTGTTATTTTCTCAGGCAGTGAACGCTTGGAAAAGCCCGGTGAAAAAATCCCGGAAGATGCACCGCTTGAAAAAAAAGGAAACGACTTGCGCTATGTTAGCCGGGGCGGATTGAAGCTTGAAAAAGCACTTACTGAATTCGACGTAACGGTTGCAGGAAAAATGATGTTAGACATCGGTTCATCGACAGGTGGATTTACCGATTGTGCACTGCAAAATGGCGCACGCCACGGCTATGCACTCGACGTCGGCTATAACCAATTGGCCTGGAAAATACGCCAAGATCCTCGTGTTACGGTCATGGAGCGCACCAATTTCCGTCATTCAAAGCCTGAAGATTTCCAGGAAGGCTTGCCGGAAATGGCGACAATTGATGTCTCTTTCATCTCATTGCGCATTATTTTGCCGGTGCTGAAGACCATATTGGTCCCCGGAGGCGATTGCATCGCGCTCGTGAAGCCCCAATTCGAAGCGGGACGTGAGAAAGTTGGCAAAAAAGGAATCGTAAGAGACGCGAAAGTGCATCAAGAAGTGCTTCAAAAAGTGGCGGCTTATGCCGTCGACTGTGGCTTTGAAGTAAGGGCGATGACTCACTCGCCGATTACGGGAGGAGAAGGCAATATCGAGTTCCTGTTCCATTTGGTATCGAATGAACAGGCAGCTAAAAGCGAATTGCCAGATGCGCCTTTAGTGGCATCTGTAGTCGAGAATGCCCATTTGGCGTTTAAGGAAAAAAATACACTTTTACCATAA
- the dxs gene encoding 1-deoxy-D-xylulose-5-phosphate synthase translates to MDLHSITGPSFLKELNSEQLELLSEDIRRFLIENLSKTGGHIGPNLGVVELTIALHRVFDSPDDKLIWDVGHQSYVHKILTGRADQFDTLRKFKGLCGFPKRNESDHDVWETGHSSTSLSAAMGMAAARDIKKDKNYVIPIIGDGALTGGMAFEALNHIGHAQTDMTVILNDNEMSIAPNVGALHSVLGRMRTAGKYNKVKDDLEYLLKKVPAVGGKLASTAERVKDSLKYLVVSGMFFEELGFTYLGPIDGHDLEELEDNLEYAKKTKGPVLLHVITKKGKGYLPAEQDKIGTWHGIGPYKMETGDLVKSSSTAPSWSGLIAETARKLARTDERIVAITPAMPVGSKLEGFASEFPERMFDVGIAEQHATTMAAGLATQGMKPFLAIYSTFLQRAYDQVVHDICRQNLNVFIGIDRSGLVGADGETHQGVFDIAFLRHLPNMVLMMPKDENEGQHMVKTAIDYNDGPIALRYPRGNGLGVAMDDELKAIPIGSWEVLEEGHDAVILTFGTTIPMALHAAEQLREQGIQVEVVNARFIKPLDGDMLESIFGRNVPVLTIEEAVLQGGFGSAVLEYAQDNGHTGAVIDRMGIPDLFVEHGDVAELMDEIDLNSDEVVKKVKSRINQDAQQERSNAL, encoded by the coding sequence ATGGATCTTCATTCGATAACTGGTCCATCTTTCCTAAAAGAGCTGAATTCTGAGCAATTAGAGCTTTTAAGTGAAGATATCCGTCGATTTCTGATAGAAAATCTTTCAAAAACTGGGGGGCATATCGGCCCGAACCTCGGCGTGGTGGAATTGACAATTGCGCTCCACCGTGTCTTCGACAGCCCGGATGATAAATTGATCTGGGACGTCGGGCATCAATCGTATGTCCATAAAATCTTAACGGGACGCGCGGATCAATTCGACACGCTGCGTAAATTTAAAGGCCTTTGCGGCTTCCCTAAGCGCAATGAAAGCGATCACGATGTCTGGGAAACCGGCCATAGTTCCACTTCTCTTTCTGCAGCAATGGGCATGGCAGCAGCGCGTGATATTAAAAAAGACAAGAATTATGTTATTCCGATCATCGGTGACGGCGCTTTGACGGGTGGTATGGCTTTTGAGGCTTTAAATCACATCGGCCACGCCCAGACAGACATGACCGTTATTCTCAACGATAACGAAATGTCGATCGCTCCGAATGTCGGGGCGCTGCACAGCGTACTCGGCCGCATGCGCACAGCTGGGAAATACAATAAAGTCAAAGACGATCTTGAGTACTTGTTGAAAAAAGTGCCGGCTGTTGGCGGCAAGCTCGCTTCTACTGCTGAGCGCGTAAAAGATAGCTTGAAATATTTGGTTGTTTCCGGCATGTTCTTCGAGGAACTCGGGTTTACGTATTTAGGGCCAATTGATGGCCATGACCTGGAAGAGCTAGAAGACAATTTGGAATATGCGAAGAAAACAAAAGGACCTGTGCTTCTTCATGTCATCACGAAAAAAGGCAAAGGCTATTTGCCTGCCGAGCAGGATAAAATTGGCACTTGGCACGGAATTGGGCCTTATAAGATGGAAACTGGCGATTTGGTGAAGTCTTCTTCTACGGCTCCTTCATGGAGTGGCTTGATCGCTGAAACTGCCCGTAAATTGGCACGCACTGACGAGCGCATCGTCGCAATCACGCCGGCAATGCCGGTCGGGTCGAAACTCGAAGGCTTTGCTTCTGAGTTCCCTGAGCGCATGTTTGATGTTGGCATTGCCGAACAACACGCGACGACGATGGCCGCTGGGCTTGCGACACAAGGAATGAAGCCGTTTTTGGCTATTTACTCGACTTTCCTGCAACGAGCGTATGACCAAGTCGTGCACGATATTTGCCGCCAGAATCTGAACGTCTTTATCGGCATTGACCGCTCTGGCCTTGTCGGAGCGGATGGAGAAACGCATCAAGGCGTGTTCGATATCGCTTTCTTGCGCCATTTACCGAACATGGTATTGATGATGCCAAAAGACGAAAACGAAGGGCAGCATATGGTCAAAACGGCAATCGATTACAATGACGGCCCAATTGCTTTGCGCTATCCTCGCGGCAACGGCTTAGGTGTAGCAATGGACGATGAGTTAAAAGCCATTCCAATCGGCAGTTGGGAAGTTCTGGAAGAAGGGCACGATGCCGTCATCCTCACTTTCGGCACAACGATTCCAATGGCGCTTCATGCAGCTGAGCAATTGCGCGAACAAGGGATACAAGTCGAAGTCGTTAATGCCCGCTTTATCAAACCTTTGGATGGAGACATGCTTGAATCAATTTTCGGCCGCAATGTGCCGGTTTTGACAATCGAAGAAGCGGTATTGCAAGGTGGCTTTGGCAGCGCGGTGCTGGAATACGCACAGGATAATGGCCATACAGGTGCTGTCATTGACCGCATGGGAATCCCGGATCTCTTTGTTGAACATGGCGATGTCGCTGAGTTGATGGATGAAATCGACCTCAATAGCGACGAAGTGGTTAAGAAAGTGAAATCGCGCATCAATCAAGATGCACAACAGGAGCGGTCGAACGCTCTATGA